Part of the Lolium rigidum isolate FL_2022 chromosome 6, APGP_CSIRO_Lrig_0.1, whole genome shotgun sequence genome, CAAAACCTATGACTGAGGCTTTCCCTCTTGTATGACAACTCTTACCATATGAGGCTCAAGATGATCCAGGCCTGATGTGGGTTGATGCACGGTGCCATGTCAGAAATTAGCAGAACATTACCTTCAGGTTTGGTGGATGGACATTCAAAATGGTACAGCAGTGAATGGGCGGACCAATTTCATATTTGAATAATTAGAGTTTGTTGATAAATAGGAGCTTGCCAATTCTTGTTCTTGTGTTCGGTTCTCTTGGATATATACCGTTTGAATTGCACAAGGACAATAATAACTTTTATCATATTTTCCACTCTTTTCGCAGGGGAAATTCCAGCAGCTATTTTCGCTCTTCCAAAATTACGCGGCTTGAATCTTGGTTGGAACGAATTTTCTGGTCACATCGAAGAGTTCGACGCGGCATCTTCATGCTTGGTGTCagtgttcttgagcagaaacaaaTTGGCAGGACAGTTTCCCAAGTCATTCTTCGAACTCACAAGTTTGGTTGTTCTACGTATTGATGGGAACAACTTTGTAGGTTCAGTGTATCTTTCATCGTTTTCGAGGTTAAGAAATCTTGCTATTTTGAGTCTTTCACACAACAAGCTCTCTATTACAGATAATGAAGGAAATAACTCTTCGTCCTATCTCTCTGGACTTAAAGAGTTGGGTGTTGCATGTTGCAATATAACTAAAATTCCTAGTATTTTAACACATCTTAATGGTGTGTTTCACTTGGACCTTTCTTGCAATAAAATCAGCGGGGATATACCAAAGTTGATATGGGAGAGATGGAGCAGTAGCCTTTTACATTTAAATCTTTCGCACAACCTATTCACCGGTATGCAACTTACTTCACAAGTTCTTCCTTTCAGTTGGTCCCTAGAAGTTCTTGATCTTAGTTCCAATAGGCTTCAGGGACAGATTCCTATGCCCAACTCATCAGCAGATATTTTGGATTACTCACACAATAATTTCTCTTCGATCCTTCCAAACTTCACTTTGTATCTCAGCCATACCAGATATATCAGTATGTCCAACAACAGTATCAATGGACATATACCACATTCAGTTTGTGATTCAAGATCACTGGAAATCCTTGACCTATCACATAATAGTTTCAGAGGACAAATACCACATTGTCTATTGGAAGGCCGTATGGTTGTGTTAAATTTGAGGGAGAATCAATTCCAGGGGACATTGCCTTCCAATATTACACATGGATGTGGTCTACAGACAATAGATTTGAATGGCAATAAGGTTCAAGGTCAGCTTCCTAGAGCACTCTATAACTGTACTTACTTGGAGGTTCTTGATTTGGGAAATAATAAAGTTGTAGACACTTTTCCATCTTGGCTGGGGAGGCTTCCAAATCTTCGCGTCCTTGTCTTGAGATCCAATCACTTCTACGGTTCCATAAGTGACCAGCTTGCTGGGGATCACCAATCCAAGGAGTCCTTTTCTAGCTTGCAAATTATTGATCTCGCCTCAAATAACTTCTCCGGTAATTTGAGTTCAGAATGGTTTAGGCTATTTAAATCAATGATAGCCAAGTTCAACAGGACAGGGGATATTGTCCTTGCTCATAACGTATCAGGGTTCTATCGAGATTCTGTTGTCATAACATACAAGGGGTCGTTTGTAACATTTGAAAGGATCTTGACTACCTTAACAGCTATTGACTTGTCTAACAATATGCTGGAAGGTTCCATTCCCGAATCAGCTGGACAGCTTATTTCATTGCATCTACTGAACATGTCACACAATGCCTTCACGGGAAAAATTCCATCCCAGCTTGGCGGCATGACTGATCTAGAGTCACTGGACCTTTCTTGCAACCAGCTCTCAGGGGATATTCCACAAGAATTGACAGATCTCACCTTTCTTGGCACGCTGAACCTGTCCAGCAACCATTTGGTGGGGAAGATACCACAAGCACGCCAGTTCTCTACATTTGAAAACAGTTCATTTGAAGGCAATTTTGGTCTGTGTGGACCGCCATTGTCCAGTCCATGTGGCATTTCACCTGCTACAGCACATGTGGATGATTCTTCTCATATCGATGTTTTCTTGTTCCTCTTCGTCGGGCTTGGCTTCGGGATTGGATTTGCAGCTTCTATTCTGGTGAGCTGGGGCCTGATCGGCGAATGGTTCGTTAAATCTGCGAAAGCTTTGCGAACTTGACTTCTTTCAGATGCAAGCATGCTTTGCAACAGAAGTTATACATACAGGAGGTATTGAAGCGTCTTCCGTAGATTTTGAAAGTGAAGTACTATAAGTGTGGATTAGTAATAATTGACACTCATGTTTGCAGTGTTCTAATGTATGAAGACAACTACACCCAGAACCTAGTTGGCAAGTTATCTGTATCTGGGATAGTTTTGCCTAGATGCACTAGCCTCGTGTAAACGTGCTAGGAATACTATGGTAATGTCTGCCCTATGTGTTTCTTGTGTTCGTATGGGTGGGTGTCATAGGCAGAGTTACAGGGACTTACATAGTAATACTTTACCCTATTACATCTGGTCAAGTTTATGTGCAAGCTTTTACTGGAGATTACTTCCAAGTACTCCTACAAAGCATATGCTTTACTGGAAGGATGCTGTGtttatttttgatgttccatgctgtaTTCCTGGTTTTATAACTCAAATGTTATGTGTATTTCTATCATGTGCCGACGTGTTCTGGAACATAAACGTGCTGCTGTGATTCGTTTCTTGTGTCAGGTACTGTTTTCTTGAAAAGATTGAGGCACTGTCGTGACATGCAAAGTATGGATGCAATCAGACATATTAGAGAGTCGTTATTGCTCTATCCGTCGGATCTTGACGGAGATAAAACTAGCTTTGTTGAAACAGAGCTGTGAACTGTGTCTAAGTGTGTTATCAAAGAGCTGTGAACTGTGTGCTGGCCTGTCTGAATGGCCCGCAGTCCCAACGCCTCGCCTGATCCGCCGAATCATTATTATCCAGTTCCAACCTTCGTTTG contains:
- the LOC124668669 gene encoding receptor like protein 28-like, coding for MTCCRFRTLVRLMASIRWALLLFLAQLPLLATSSAHSDGNLTLWCHPDQAAALLQLKQSFLYAQFTATILPSWQIGTDCCFWEGVSCDASSGLVTVLDLNGYGLHSYGFDPALFSLESLQRLDLSMNCLRGYSYSSTAGEFDRLALLTHLNLSNSCLSGQIPIGISRLINLVSLDLSSRSVSPGDDITTAIYSANTLQEPNFQTLIANLSNLRELYLDEVYMMSSSGEGWGKSLARYVPRLQVLSLRRCRLNSAIDSSLSSLSSLVAINLGSNNFPAGPVPEFFADFLNLRVLQLSNMSLKGLFPQRFFELKNLRVLDLSFNPDLSGYFPKFSHANSLETLRLEGTNFFYDKRTSSSNLKSLKELGLGGKFLSLDFLSSFGLLGSVRQLEINQINSKRDLGSILSWIRNLKNLKRLTLFGCDFSLIMPSSIANLNGLVSLTMFDCDLPRQILSAIGNLRDLQDLGMSDCKLHGSMTSSIGNLTDLRSLYMESCEACGPMPAAIGHLKNLKRLTIINCEFAGAIPSAVGNLTNLKSMVILLSHFPGPIPYAIGQLKELTQLVVELGSISGRIPSSIGNLTQLAELSLYANYLSGEIPAAIFALPKLRGLNLGWNEFSGHIEEFDAASSCLVSVFLSRNKLAGQFPKSFFELTSLVVLRIDGNNFVGSVYLSSFSRLRNLAILSLSHNKLSITDNEGNNSSSYLSGLKELGVACCNITKIPSILTHLNGVFHLDLSCNKISGDIPKLIWERWSSSLLHLNLSHNLFTGMQLTSQVLPFSWSLEVLDLSSNRLQGQIPMPNSSADILDYSHNNFSSILPNFTLYLSHTRYISMSNNSINGHIPHSVCDSRSLEILDLSHNSFRGQIPHCLLEGRMVVLNLRENQFQGTLPSNITHGCGLQTIDLNGNKVQGQLPRALYNCTYLEVLDLGNNKVVDTFPSWLGRLPNLRVLVLRSNHFYGSISDQLAGDHQSKESFSSLQIIDLASNNFSGNLSSEWFRLFKSMIAKFNRTGDIVLAHNVSGFYRDSVVITYKGSFVTFERILTTLTAIDLSNNMLEGSIPESAGQLISLHLLNMSHNAFTGKIPSQLGGMTDLESLDLSCNQLSGDIPQELTDLTFLGTLNLSSNHLVGKIPQARQFSTFENSSFEGNFGLCGPPLSSPCGISPATAHVDDSSHIDVFLFLFVGLGFGIGFAASILVSWGLIGEWFVKSAKALRT